The following proteins come from a genomic window of Noviherbaspirillum sp. L7-7A:
- a CDS encoding TraU family protein, with amino-acid sequence MAAWLLAACAVLPSVSRADDLCTGKFPNLITEVCWSCVFPIKMFGNVTLLSGGQEDYQSGPSQAVCTCTNGGLPKVGVPTSFWEMDMMTDVTSTPGCFPMLGGARINIGVNSDAFGTDQKHRRHASASGKSSFRQVNLYLNPAMYVLGAVLDDACLDNRGMDVPWVSFADPTHNDDELAGILTPYAFPFGSLLAIGANTADAVAATAGFPIQEIFWAAGAYGQMYPLTGNNNSHVSNEQSARLQTARVLAKLHAAGTQWSAAGERAMCGYYPQIIMDKRQYKFQRLAPIPQTKKINGRCCDPIGRSTILAESGTQAPLPNMRDFSYAIFRKRDCCSGVTPGP; translated from the coding sequence TTGGCAGCATGGCTGCTGGCTGCCTGCGCGGTCCTGCCTAGCGTCTCCCGCGCGGACGACCTTTGTACAGGCAAATTCCCAAACCTGATCACCGAAGTCTGCTGGTCCTGCGTCTTTCCGATCAAAATGTTCGGCAACGTGACCTTGCTGAGCGGCGGGCAGGAAGATTATCAGTCCGGCCCAAGCCAGGCGGTGTGCACCTGTACCAATGGCGGCCTGCCCAAGGTAGGCGTGCCGACCTCGTTTTGGGAAATGGACATGATGACCGATGTCACCTCGACGCCGGGATGCTTCCCGATGCTGGGCGGTGCGCGAATCAATATTGGGGTCAATTCCGACGCTTTCGGCACGGACCAGAAGCACCGGCGCCACGCTTCGGCTTCCGGCAAATCCTCCTTCCGCCAGGTCAACCTGTACCTCAATCCCGCTATGTATGTGCTGGGCGCGGTGCTGGATGACGCCTGCCTGGACAATCGTGGCATGGACGTACCGTGGGTATCGTTTGCCGACCCGACGCACAACGATGACGAACTCGCCGGCATCCTGACCCCCTATGCCTTCCCGTTCGGCAGTTTACTGGCCATTGGTGCCAACACGGCCGATGCGGTGGCGGCGACCGCAGGGTTTCCGATTCAGGAGATCTTTTGGGCGGCCGGCGCATACGGCCAGATGTATCCGCTGACGGGGAACAACAACAGCCATGTCAGCAACGAGCAGTCGGCACGGCTGCAGACGGCGCGTGTTCTGGCTAAGCTGCATGCGGCCGGCACCCAGTGGTCCGCCGCCGGCGAGAGGGCGATGTGCGGCTATTACCCGCAGATCATCATGGACAAGCGCCAGTACAAGTTCCAGCGCCTGGCCCCGATCCCGCAGACCAAGAAAATCAACGGCCGCTGCTGCGATCCGATTGGTCGCTCAACCATCCTGGCCGAGTCCGGCACGCAGGCTCCCTTACCCAACATGAGAGATTTTTCCTATGCGATTTTTCGCAAGCGCGACTGCTGCAGCGGTGTTACTCCTGGCCCTTGA
- a CDS encoding DsbC family protein, with amino-acid sequence MKKTLLALALAVTSLTSLAAQPAMDPETAIVLNKLKQSYPATTFGNIEKSALPGVYEVTMGKNIAYTDKEGRYFLFGSVYDMQTRQDLTAPKREALNKIDVTKLPLADAFMSKRGSGARTIYVFTDPDCPYCKKLEPELAKLDNVTIYTFMFPIDSLHPDARNKAESVWCNKDRQGAWNNLMLNGQVPESKKCANPVERNIALAEKLNIRGTPFLMSADGRSLPGAAPAEKIIAWLEGSQ; translated from the coding sequence ATGAAAAAAACTTTGCTCGCGTTGGCGCTGGCCGTCACCTCACTGACCTCACTGGCTGCCCAGCCGGCCATGGACCCGGAAACCGCGATCGTGCTCAACAAGCTCAAGCAAAGCTATCCGGCGACCACCTTCGGCAACATCGAGAAGTCGGCCCTGCCGGGCGTCTATGAAGTCACGATGGGCAAGAACATCGCCTATACCGACAAGGAAGGCCGCTATTTTCTGTTCGGTAGCGTCTATGACATGCAGACCCGTCAGGACCTGACCGCGCCCAAGCGTGAAGCGCTCAACAAGATCGATGTGACCAAGCTGCCGCTAGCGGACGCCTTCATGAGCAAGCGCGGCAGCGGTGCCCGCACCATCTACGTCTTCACCGATCCGGACTGCCCCTACTGCAAGAAGCTAGAGCCGGAACTGGCCAAGCTTGACAACGTCACGATCTACACCTTCATGTTCCCGATCGACTCGCTGCACCCGGATGCGCGCAACAAGGCCGAATCCGTGTGGTGTAACAAAGACAGGCAGGGCGCCTGGAATAACCTGATGCTCAATGGTCAGGTTCCGGAGTCGAAGAAATGCGCCAATCCGGTGGAGCGCAATATCGCGCTGGCCGAGAAGCTCAACATTCGGGGCACCCCGTTCCTGATGAGCGCAGACGGCCGCTCCCTGCCCGGTGCAGCGCCTGCTGAGAAAATTATCGCATGGCTGGAAGGCAGCCAGTAA
- a CDS encoding tyrosinase family protein: MLKNEFPGTTTSDLNIAGPTTPISTYDLFVIWHHVAMMTFTPANQSDRNAAHRGPVFLPWHRFMLLQMEMNIQRVLGNDLDFGLPYWDWAADGNLAPARQRTAAIWRANCMGGTGTPITTGPFAYNANDGTSWRIRVVANANGTLTQVSRGMRRTLGSVMQGQTATNRLPTKVHTQLTINESVFDAAPWNTASSGFRNLLEGWQNRPQIPAPGLHNRVHVFVGGDMLPSTSPNDPVFYLNHCNVDRIWESWMQPSPQGHGRVYLPPQSAPASLSGHRINDELLSLLAPSSTPADMLDVSEFYTYDSLAI, translated from the coding sequence TTGCTGAAAAATGAATTTCCGGGAACGACGACTTCCGATTTGAACATAGCCGGCCCAACAACGCCGATCAGCACCTACGATCTGTTTGTCATTTGGCACCATGTCGCAATGATGACGTTTACACCAGCGAACCAGAGTGATCGCAATGCCGCACATCGCGGTCCGGTTTTTTTGCCTTGGCACCGCTTCATGTTGTTGCAAATGGAAATGAATATTCAACGGGTGCTTGGAAATGACCTTGATTTTGGCTTGCCCTACTGGGATTGGGCAGCTGATGGAAACTTGGCCCCCGCCCGGCAAAGGACGGCGGCGATCTGGCGTGCCAACTGTATGGGCGGAACCGGCACACCGATAACAACCGGCCCCTTTGCTTACAATGCGAACGACGGGACGAGTTGGCGGATACGTGTTGTCGCCAATGCTAATGGCACGCTAACGCAAGTCAGTCGTGGCATGCGCCGAACATTGGGGAGCGTGATGCAGGGCCAGACTGCCACCAACCGCTTGCCCACCAAAGTCCATACACAACTCACCATCAATGAATCCGTATTTGATGCTGCGCCATGGAATACGGCGTCGAGCGGATTCCGTAACTTACTGGAAGGCTGGCAAAACCGTCCTCAAATTCCAGCGCCAGGGTTGCATAACCGGGTACATGTCTTCGTTGGTGGAGACATGTTGCCGTCGACCTCCCCAAACGATCCGGTCTTTTATTTGAATCATTGTAACGTGGACCGGATTTGGGAGAGCTGGATGCAACCCTCGCCTCAAGGCCATGGACGGGTCTATCTTCCACCGCAATCTGCACCAGCGAGCCTGAGCGGACATCGTATCAATGATGAATTGCTCTCCTTGTTGGCGCCGAGTTCCACACCAGCGGACATGCTAGATGTTTCAGAATTTTATACCTACGACTCTCTAGCGATCTGA
- the corA gene encoding magnesium/cobalt transporter CorA, with translation MDTESGIVNCSVYRKGRKLDDLAVDAISDVLTEEDTFVWVGLLEPDQSLMRKIQEEFGLHELAVEDAQKAHQRPKLEEYGETLFVVLHTAMLVDDEIQFGETHVFVGPRFVITVRHGPSMGYAKVRERTESRPDRLASGPGYVLYSIIDFIVDHYQPCMDNLQDRFRTFEQVLFDKESQSDNLQDFYELKNELLTLQAAAVPLIDICTQLLRFHSDIIPKENRIYYRDILDHVARVTQTADRMREMINAAMQVALAQVTIRQNEVVKRLAGWGAILAVPTMVFSWYGMNFRHMPELEWRGSYPLVMAGIVVGCVFLHRRLKRVGWL, from the coding sequence ATGGATACCGAGAGCGGCATTGTCAATTGTTCTGTTTACAGAAAAGGACGGAAGCTGGACGACTTAGCGGTGGACGCCATCAGCGATGTTCTCACGGAAGAAGATACGTTTGTGTGGGTCGGCCTGCTCGAACCAGACCAATCCTTGATGCGAAAGATTCAGGAAGAGTTTGGCCTGCATGAGCTGGCCGTGGAAGACGCCCAGAAAGCCCACCAGCGGCCCAAGCTGGAAGAGTACGGCGAGACGCTGTTTGTTGTACTCCATACAGCAATGCTGGTCGATGACGAGATCCAGTTCGGCGAGACCCATGTTTTCGTAGGCCCGCGGTTTGTCATTACGGTGCGTCACGGTCCCTCGATGGGTTACGCGAAGGTAAGGGAGCGCACCGAAAGCAGGCCCGACCGCCTAGCAAGTGGTCCTGGGTACGTGCTTTATTCCATCATCGATTTCATCGTTGACCACTACCAGCCATGCATGGACAACCTACAGGACCGGTTTCGGACGTTCGAGCAGGTGCTGTTTGATAAGGAATCCCAGTCTGACAACCTCCAGGATTTCTACGAGCTGAAGAACGAACTGCTAACGTTACAGGCGGCCGCCGTCCCTTTGATTGACATCTGCACACAGTTACTGCGGTTCCATAGCGACATCATCCCAAAGGAGAATCGCATCTATTACCGGGACATCCTGGACCATGTGGCCCGGGTGACTCAGACTGCTGACCGGATGCGGGAAATGATTAATGCCGCCATGCAGGTCGCGCTGGCCCAAGTCACCATTCGACAGAACGAGGTGGTCAAGCGCCTGGCTGGCTGGGGCGCCATCCTGGCAGTGCCGACGATGGTCTTCAGCTGGTACGGCATGAACTTTCGGCACATGCCTGAATTGGAATGGCGAGGGAGCTATCCACTTGTCATGGCTGGTATCGTCGTCGGTTGCGTCTTCCTTCACCGGCGGCTCAAGCGTGTCGGCTGGCTATAG
- a CDS encoding zinc metalloproteinase Mpr protein, which yields MKNLLTKQDYDELSHAYDFFNERLFGGTLSGCLFTLQRKSCLIGYFSFERFVSREDTKSDEIALNREYFATQPVEDALPTLVHEQFHQWPRRVGTPPQRGYYDWEFVLRKVWHGHNGLQR from the coding sequence ATGAAGAACCTGCTGACCAAACAGGACTACGACGAGTTGTCGCATGCCTACGACTTTTTTAACGAACGTCTGTTTGGAGGCACCCTGTCAGGATGTCTCTTCACGCTGCAAAGAAAGTCGTGCTTGATCGGCTACTTCAGCTTCGAGCGGTTCGTGAGCCGGGAGGACACGAAGAGTGATGAGATTGCCCTGAACCGGGAGTACTTCGCCACCCAGCCCGTGGAAGATGCGCTGCCGACCTTGGTCCATGAGCAATTTCACCAGTGGCCGCGCCGCGTCGGCACCCCACCCCAGCGCGGATACTACGATTGGGAATTCGTACTAAGAAAAGTTTGGCACGGTCATAACGGCTTACAGCGATAA
- a CDS encoding potassium transporter Kup: MTASSHKSSLTALTLAAIGIVYGDIGTSPLYTMKEVFAKEHSLALNEPNIIGVVSLILWGLIVIISLKYVTLVLRADNRGEGGIMALTALALSSVTQKSRWYYPVMLLGMIGAGLFFGDGVITPAISVLSAIEGLEVATPAMKPYVIPITLTVLVALYMAQSHGTAGIGKYFGPIVLVWFITLAITGVINIVANPSILAAFNPLHAFSFLAHNGWYAFLALGAVVLAFTGAEALYADMGHFGRKSVRLAWFSIVFPALSLNYLGQGALLLSHPDAVSNPFFQQLGPWSVYPLVVLSTMATVIASQATISGAFSVTQQAIALGFLPRMRILHTSEREMGQIYIPFVNWCQLIAVVLAVVGFGSSSNLASAYGIAATATMLCTTFLTFFVIRFGWKYPIILCFFATGFFFIIDIALFSSTSLKIIHGGWFPLALSAVMVGIMLTWKTGRELVSQTMQKNLIPLNEFLQSLFISPPFRVEGTAVYFRAEGDGMPHAMLHNLMHNKVLHERIVFMTVYSKDIPRVMAEDRVKVEPLGDDCYQVTVYYGFKDERNIPAALTQCKAAGLEVDPMTTSFFVPRTTVIATVGAGMALWREALYIGMARNARDAADYFKIPTNRVIELGAQVEI; this comes from the coding sequence TTGACCGCGTCATCCCACAAAAGCAGCCTGACCGCCCTGACACTGGCCGCCATCGGCATCGTGTACGGCGATATCGGCACAAGCCCTCTGTACACCATGAAAGAAGTGTTCGCGAAGGAGCATAGCCTTGCCTTGAACGAGCCGAACATCATTGGTGTTGTCTCCCTCATTCTATGGGGTTTGATAGTCATCATCTCATTGAAATACGTGACCCTCGTTCTGCGGGCGGACAACCGGGGTGAGGGCGGCATCATGGCATTGACAGCGCTCGCGCTGTCCTCAGTCACGCAGAAGTCTCGGTGGTACTACCCGGTCATGCTGCTCGGCATGATAGGCGCTGGCCTGTTCTTTGGTGACGGCGTCATTACCCCCGCAATTTCGGTTCTCTCCGCAATCGAAGGTTTGGAAGTCGCGACGCCAGCCATGAAGCCGTATGTGATTCCGATTACTTTGACCGTTCTTGTTGCCTTGTACATGGCGCAGAGCCACGGTACGGCTGGCATCGGCAAGTATTTCGGCCCCATTGTTCTGGTCTGGTTCATCACCCTAGCCATCACGGGCGTCATCAATATTGTTGCGAACCCTTCGATACTCGCGGCGTTCAACCCACTCCATGCCTTTAGCTTTCTTGCCCACAACGGTTGGTATGCTTTTCTCGCGCTTGGCGCCGTTGTGCTCGCGTTCACGGGTGCCGAAGCGCTGTATGCGGATATGGGCCACTTCGGTAGGAAATCAGTCCGCCTTGCCTGGTTCTCGATTGTGTTTCCTGCGCTTAGCCTGAATTACCTGGGCCAGGGAGCACTCCTGCTGTCGCATCCGGATGCCGTGTCGAACCCGTTCTTCCAGCAACTGGGGCCTTGGAGCGTCTATCCTCTGGTTGTGCTGTCGACGATGGCGACCGTCATTGCGTCTCAGGCCACCATTTCGGGCGCTTTCTCTGTAACCCAGCAAGCTATCGCGCTCGGTTTCCTGCCCCGCATGCGCATTCTGCATACCTCGGAGCGCGAAATGGGCCAAATCTATATTCCCTTCGTGAACTGGTGCCAGCTCATCGCCGTAGTCTTGGCCGTTGTCGGATTTGGGTCGTCGTCCAACTTAGCATCCGCATACGGTATTGCCGCAACGGCCACCATGCTCTGCACAACGTTCCTGACATTTTTCGTCATTCGTTTTGGTTGGAAATATCCAATTATTCTTTGCTTTTTTGCAACCGGTTTCTTTTTTATTATCGACATTGCCTTGTTCTCATCTACGAGCCTGAAAATCATCCACGGAGGTTGGTTTCCCCTCGCACTCAGTGCGGTGATGGTCGGCATTATGCTGACCTGGAAAACAGGCAGAGAGCTGGTGTCTCAGACAATGCAAAAGAACCTGATCCCATTGAACGAGTTTTTGCAATCCCTCTTTATCAGCCCGCCATTCCGCGTCGAGGGCACCGCTGTGTACTTCCGTGCGGAAGGCGACGGTATGCCGCATGCGATGCTTCACAACCTCATGCACAACAAAGTGTTGCATGAAAGAATTGTCTTTATGACCGTTTACTCAAAGGATATTCCCCGAGTCATGGCTGAGGACCGGGTCAAGGTAGAACCGCTTGGCGATGACTGCTACCAAGTGACGGTCTATTACGGCTTCAAGGACGAGCGCAACATCCCGGCAGCCTTGACTCAGTGCAAGGCCGCGGGGTTAGAAGTTGACCCGATGACAACCTCATTCTTTGTCCCTCGCACAACGGTTATTGCTACGGTAGGTGCCGGAATGGCTCTCTGGAGAGAAGCTCTGTACATCGGCATGGCACGCAATGCACGGGACGCAGCAGACTACTTCAAAATCCCGACCAACCGAGTTATCGAACTCGGAGCCCAGGTAGAAATTTGA
- a CDS encoding alpha/beta hydrolase: MYLMPLSFLLAIVAGLISIAFLVGGIYIVWAWYIGELTALSWLVSGIVMLLWSAFGRSLVLMFYPRGNDEPRVHRSEHTEKIEGADGSILHIEFEGPVDGPAIILTHGWALDSTAWYYIRRELSKRYRLILWDLPGLGKSTQPSDGRYSVARLAEDLRLVIEKTGDKPVTLVGHSIGGFMMLTLFRLHPNLFKQKVNGMVFMDTTHTWPLNTVMAGGLLRVLRWPVIEPLLVLTIVLWPLVWLMDLQSYFNGNSHIINRITSLSHAVTRGQLDFAATFNLKDKPSVLAKGLRAVLRWDETDTPRKIFVPTAVIAGDADRLTKPEAGKEMAALIPNADFFMVVPAGHNGILEEGKQYSDAIAQLVEKVSSTSSSKVRSFVPK, translated from the coding sequence ATGTACCTGATGCCCCTGTCGTTTTTACTGGCTATAGTTGCTGGCCTTATTTCAATAGCCTTTTTAGTAGGCGGTATCTATATCGTTTGGGCGTGGTATATCGGTGAGTTGACTGCCTTGAGTTGGCTGGTTTCCGGAATCGTAATGCTGCTGTGGTCGGCGTTCGGTCGCTCACTCGTACTGATGTTCTATCCGCGGGGTAACGACGAGCCTCGTGTTCACCGCAGTGAGCATACCGAAAAGATAGAAGGGGCTGACGGTAGTATCCTGCACATTGAATTTGAAGGCCCAGTCGACGGACCGGCTATTATCTTGACGCACGGCTGGGCGCTGGACAGCACGGCTTGGTATTACATACGCAGGGAGCTGTCTAAACGATATCGCCTTATTCTATGGGACTTGCCAGGGTTGGGGAAGTCAACTCAGCCCTCTGATGGTCGCTATTCTGTGGCGCGGCTTGCCGAAGATTTACGTCTTGTCATCGAGAAAACAGGTGATAAGCCGGTGACCCTTGTTGGTCATAGCATTGGCGGCTTCATGATGCTTACCCTTTTCCGTCTGCACCCTAATCTGTTCAAGCAGAAAGTGAACGGGATGGTATTTATGGACACCACGCATACTTGGCCTCTAAATACAGTAATGGCGGGCGGCCTGCTCCGCGTACTGCGTTGGCCAGTCATCGAGCCGTTGCTGGTTCTCACAATCGTGCTGTGGCCGCTAGTATGGCTGATGGACCTGCAAAGCTATTTCAACGGCAACAGCCATATTATCAACCGTATTACCTCGCTTAGCCACGCTGTCACACGTGGGCAGCTCGATTTTGCTGCCACATTCAATCTTAAGGATAAGCCATCGGTATTGGCAAAAGGACTCCGTGCCGTACTTCGTTGGGATGAGACGGACACACCAAGGAAAATTTTCGTTCCAACAGCTGTAATCGCCGGCGATGCAGATCGGCTAACAAAACCGGAGGCAGGCAAAGAGATGGCCGCCCTGATTCCCAATGCCGATTTTTTTATGGTCGTTCCGGCGGGCCATAACGGAATTCTTGAAGAAGGCAAACAATACAGCGACGCAATTGCGCAGTTGGTAGAAAAAGTATCATCTACTTCTTCTAGCAAGGTGCGCTCCTTCGTTCCAAAGTAA
- a CDS encoding RES family NAD+ phosphorylase, producing the protein MANDDVYQVPLPPADLDNRRIPEKQFNLAAVDLFRIHRKIHSPIFYNRTMTSTTRFRWDSATGAFGVLYAAPELITCLAETVIRTKLQGSLMIEEREIEERMYSRLGCATQPVLKLADLTKDLFAIGADMQICSTGQYDVPNRWSDALYQHPSQFDGIYYASRFTNRPAVAIFDRVRMDRRGASVHLSEAPEVAELLDAYSIALVPSLGEWE; encoded by the coding sequence ATGGCGAATGACGACGTCTACCAAGTCCCCTTACCGCCTGCAGACCTTGATAACCGCCGCATACCGGAAAAGCAATTCAATCTGGCCGCCGTAGACCTGTTCCGGATTCATCGCAAGATTCACAGCCCGATTTTCTACAACCGCACAATGACGTCGACAACGCGCTTTCGCTGGGACTCGGCAACAGGCGCCTTTGGCGTCCTCTACGCGGCGCCGGAACTGATCACCTGTCTTGCCGAAACCGTTATTCGGACCAAGCTACAAGGCTCATTAATGATCGAAGAACGCGAGATCGAGGAGCGGATGTATTCGCGGCTCGGCTGTGCGACCCAGCCTGTACTGAAGCTGGCGGATCTCACGAAGGATCTGTTTGCCATCGGGGCAGACATGCAGATATGCAGCACCGGTCAATACGACGTTCCCAACCGCTGGAGTGACGCGCTTTATCAGCATCCGTCACAATTTGATGGCATCTACTACGCGTCACGGTTCACTAATCGCCCGGCCGTGGCGATTTTCGATCGGGTCCGGATGGATCGCCGTGGCGCATCGGTGCATCTCTCTGAGGCGCCGGAAGTTGCCGAACTGCTCGACGCCTATAGCATTGCCCTAGTGCCAAGCCTGGGCGAATGGGAGTAA
- the traW gene encoding type-F conjugative transfer system protein TraW, with product MLIAAAAAAILSPVARAEQLGTYGNTWEITEPDAVESIKSRLTKMDKGGKMKAFWEDYRDKQLDGVNNPQPLPGISKVREAKTWTFDPTYTFTETAKDNLGNVLVPAGTKINPLDYTQLSKAIVFIDGRDEAQVAYAKQRTDANPKDKVVLVGGSYVKFTREWKRPVYFDQRGILVKHFNIQRVPAVLSQRGKQLVIEELAL from the coding sequence TTGCTGATCGCGGCCGCCGCGGCGGCGATCCTCTCTCCGGTTGCTCGCGCAGAGCAGCTGGGCACCTACGGCAATACCTGGGAGATCACCGAGCCGGATGCGGTCGAATCCATCAAAAGCCGCCTGACGAAGATGGACAAGGGCGGCAAGATGAAGGCGTTCTGGGAAGACTACCGGGACAAGCAACTTGATGGCGTGAACAATCCGCAGCCACTCCCCGGCATTTCCAAGGTCAGGGAAGCAAAGACCTGGACGTTCGATCCGACGTACACCTTCACCGAAACCGCCAAGGACAACCTCGGCAATGTGCTGGTCCCCGCTGGTACGAAGATCAATCCCCTCGACTACACCCAACTGTCCAAGGCCATCGTGTTCATCGATGGCCGCGACGAGGCGCAAGTGGCCTATGCCAAACAGCGCACCGACGCCAATCCGAAAGACAAGGTCGTGCTGGTGGGCGGCTCGTACGTGAAGTTCACCCGGGAATGGAAGCGCCCGGTGTATTTTGATCAGCGCGGCATCCTGGTGAAACATTTCAACATCCAGCGCGTGCCGGCTGTCCTGTCGCAACGGGGCAAGCAGCTGGTCATCGAGGAATTGGCATTATGA
- the trbC gene encoding type-F conjugative transfer system pilin assembly protein TrbC → MRFFASATAAAVLLLALELTGLSAGANAQGLPSDAEIKAQMAKQRANTMEALKSSPGQGAQAGNFKTDVPKVSPAPQRTQDLDALVMQYQTGKPVDLPKSSHDLIVFVSFSMPPDILKELARQARETGAVLVLRGFKDESLAATKQAALIMNQAGAEWDIHPDLFKSFKVTKVPTFALAAADASSVLEDGCAPETTYATISGNISIQVALDTIRRRASKPIAMLAEARLERIRLSGRPGSVVR, encoded by the coding sequence ATGCGATTTTTCGCAAGCGCGACTGCTGCAGCGGTGTTACTCCTGGCCCTTGAACTGACAGGACTTTCTGCCGGCGCGAATGCACAGGGGCTGCCCTCGGATGCAGAGATTAAGGCGCAGATGGCTAAGCAGCGAGCCAACACCATGGAAGCCTTGAAGTCGAGTCCGGGGCAGGGCGCTCAGGCTGGCAACTTCAAGACCGATGTGCCGAAGGTGTCGCCGGCGCCGCAACGCACGCAAGATCTGGATGCGCTGGTGATGCAATACCAGACGGGGAAACCGGTCGACCTGCCCAAAAGCAGTCATGACCTGATCGTGTTCGTGTCGTTCTCGATGCCGCCAGATATCCTGAAGGAACTGGCACGACAGGCCAGGGAGACTGGCGCTGTGCTGGTGCTGCGCGGTTTCAAGGACGAATCGCTGGCCGCGACCAAGCAGGCAGCGCTCATCATGAACCAGGCCGGCGCGGAATGGGATATTCACCCCGACCTGTTCAAGTCGTTCAAGGTAACAAAGGTACCAACGTTTGCGCTGGCCGCGGCGGATGCCAGTTCGGTGTTGGAAGATGGTTGCGCACCCGAGACAACCTACGCGACTATTTCCGGGAACATTTCCATTCAGGTTGCGCTGGACACGATCCGCCGGCGGGCCAGCAAACCGATTGCGATGCTGGCCGAAGCTCGGTTAGAGCGCATCCGGCTGTCGGGCCGTCCCGGTTCTGTCGTGCGGTAA
- a CDS encoding lipase family protein: MISSFLSCAKGNAMRSWKLEIGSPIYMPQYQPEMGKPIVPENGPIAFLICHGMGQQVPFETLDCVAKAICDANTEQGGHADIVGRMLKVDAKENLISRVEITLKSASGQTRQVLHLYEAYWAPVTEGGITYWQTAAFLLRSGWIGLKASINGRFDRWIFGDLKWLPVERNTFLLIALLLLVLAPLLFLAASTTIFTYLVSTIHEPKSFDFSALRFNFITVALIGIAWFLLRKFRNFVLQYIGDVAIYVSGNEVNRFWRIREEIKDIGYQIAKTIYTSVNLPQFNNNAVNDPAKPGAMEIELAYRKVVIVGHSLGSVLAYDTLNTIVRNDQILSDSMSALARTEALITLGSPLDKTAFLFRQHLKNAVVREAMANAVQPMVQSYAFRPGWWINIFNHGDIVAGSLEYYDDPNCTNAQRRVRNFQDEEKIWNPLSAHTGYWNRTMTKEILYKAATENLESIDQPEAKTFNKEKPKKILSQQAPH; encoded by the coding sequence ATGATCAGTTCTTTCTTGTCATGTGCAAAGGGAAATGCGATGCGATCTTGGAAGCTTGAAATTGGCTCACCAATCTACATGCCGCAGTATCAGCCCGAGATGGGCAAGCCCATCGTGCCAGAAAATGGGCCGATTGCGTTTCTCATCTGTCATGGCATGGGACAGCAGGTGCCTTTCGAGACGCTTGACTGCGTTGCTAAGGCAATTTGCGATGCCAATACCGAGCAAGGGGGGCACGCCGATATCGTCGGACGCATGCTCAAGGTCGACGCAAAAGAAAATCTTATTTCGCGCGTTGAGATCACGCTTAAGTCAGCTTCTGGCCAAACGCGGCAAGTCCTGCACTTGTATGAGGCTTACTGGGCACCAGTCACAGAAGGCGGAATTACGTATTGGCAAACTGCCGCATTCTTGCTGCGCTCTGGGTGGATAGGACTAAAAGCGAGCATCAACGGGCGCTTCGACCGGTGGATATTCGGCGACCTGAAATGGCTTCCTGTTGAGCGAAACACTTTTTTGCTAATTGCCTTGCTGTTACTCGTGCTTGCACCGCTTCTTTTCTTAGCGGCATCCACAACGATATTTACCTATCTCGTCAGTACCATACACGAACCAAAAAGTTTTGACTTTTCCGCTTTGAGATTCAATTTCATAACAGTCGCCCTTATTGGTATCGCATGGTTTTTATTAAGAAAATTCCGTAATTTTGTTCTTCAATATATCGGAGATGTCGCGATCTATGTCAGCGGAAATGAAGTCAACCGGTTTTGGCGGATACGCGAAGAAATTAAAGATATCGGCTATCAAATAGCCAAGACCATCTATACAAGTGTCAATTTGCCGCAGTTCAATAATAATGCAGTGAATGATCCGGCTAAGCCTGGTGCAATGGAGATCGAATTAGCGTACCGGAAAGTGGTAATAGTAGGTCACTCACTAGGATCGGTTTTGGCTTATGACACACTCAACACTATCGTGCGAAATGACCAAATTTTATCCGACAGCATGTCCGCATTAGCTCGTACTGAGGCATTGATCACTTTAGGGTCACCGTTGGATAAAACTGCTTTTTTGTTCAGGCAACATCTAAAAAATGCTGTGGTGCGCGAGGCAATGGCGAACGCTGTACAACCTATGGTGCAAAGTTACGCTTTTCGTCCTGGCTGGTGGATTAACATTTTTAACCATGGTGACATCGTAGCTGGATCACTCGAATATTATGACGACCCAAACTGCACGAATGCGCAGCGACGTGTTAGAAATTTCCAGGACGAAGAAAAGATATGGAATCCACTATCCGCTCATACTGGATATTGGAATAGAACCATGACCAAAGAAATATTGTATAAAGCCGCAACTGAAAATCTAGAATCGATTGATCAGCCGGAGGCGAAAACGTTTAACAAAGAAAAACCCAAGAAAATACTTAGTCAGCAAGCCCCACATTAA